Part of the Thiohalophilus sp. genome is shown below.
ACGTTCCAGGGATTGATAGACGAGCGTATTCTTTTTGGCCCGGTTGGCGATCACGCCAACCCGCACCCCGGCGCTGCGCACCTTGCCGATCAACAGCAGGTCCTTGATGAAGTGAGTCGCGGCATGAATATCGATCGGCGACGGCAACACCGGCACCAGGATGGTATCCACCCGCTGCACGTAATTGACCAGTTGCTGACCGCTGATCCCGGCGGGGGCATCCAGGATCACCCGCTCGGTCTGTGGCGGTAAACGCAACTGCCAGACGCTGGTCTGGGCGCCGCCGGCCCGCTGCCAGGCGCGTACCCCGTGGATGGCCGGCTTGTCCTGCGGCCGCAGGCTGTGCCAGCGCGTGCTGGAGCCCTGCGGATCGTAGTCCATCAACGCCGTGGCAAAGCCATAGCCGGCATACAGGCTGGCGAGATTGGTGGCAATCGTCGTCTTGCCACAGCCGCCCTTGGAGTTGAGGACCAGGATTCGTTGCATCGTCGGCTTCCGTTGCTTGTCTATTCAGACTACACCAGCGGTCAGTCATTAACCAGTCAGCATCGTCGATCGCGGTGTGTTCTGCTTCACGTTTCGCGGTTCAATTTTCCGCTGACCTTTATAAGTTTATATAACAAATCAACATAAATCATTGTTTTAAAAGAGGTCTATATCTTGTGGTTGACACCGGCTCGAATACCCAGATAATGTGCGCACACTTTCAGGTGCCCCAGTAAAGTCGTACTGGGGTGAAACGGGAAGCCGGTGAGTCGCTCGCGACGAGTCCGGCGCTGCC
Proteins encoded:
- a CDS encoding AAA family ATPase, with amino-acid sequence MQRILVLNSKGGCGKTTIATNLASLYAGYGFATALMDYDPQGSSTRWHSLRPQDKPAIHGVRAWQRAGGAQTSVWQLRLPPQTERVILDAPAGISGQQLVNYVQRVDTILVPVLPSPIDIHAATHFIKDLLLIGKVRSAGVRVGVIANRAKKNTLVYQSLERFLNSLRLPLLGTLRDTQHYVHAVERGIGVHELWDRRAEEDRLQWVNIFEWLEDRRAAVTAQQRHAP